A part of Bacillus rossius redtenbacheri isolate Brsri chromosome 1, Brsri_v3, whole genome shotgun sequence genomic DNA contains:
- the LOC134527897 gene encoding skin secretory protein xP2-like: MAAQDGPAGFLAALDALDQKVGAICEDVKSTAGELEALLDQALAAAGEDGPGLEAQRAAALAVRDAASVALDAAQATLLVVQAVRLLGEKGPDDLKQTIVAAIAQVKKLIQDAFDAAGRARKALAVLKEPGSAAPEPEVAGEDKASWRRQVVDAARDALRQAEAARAAEPAPEAGEAAAQPGEPEAQPQADDGEGQAEAPPAPEAPEDGEQAQPPPEDGAEAQPPPDDGEQAEPPPDDSAEAQPPPEDGAEAQPPPEDGAEAQPPPEDGAEAQPPPEEGEQAEPPPEDGATADADAAEDGEKAEAVPEETPAPEQPEEGEAAPEQAEEGE, from the coding sequence ATGGCCGCGCAGGACGGGCCGGCGGGCTTCCTCGCGGCGCTGGACGCGCTGGACCAGAAGGTGGGCGCCATATGCGAGGACGTGAAGAGCACGGCGGGCGAGCTGGAGGCGCTGCTGGACCAGGCGCTGGCGGCCGCGGGGGAGGACGGCCCGGGGCTGGAGGCCCAGCGCGCGGCGGCCCTGGCCGTGAGGGACGCGGCCTCCGTGGCCCTGGACGCCGCCCAGGCGACCTTGCTCGTGGTGCAGGCCGTGCGGCTGCTGGGCGAGAAGGGCCCCGACGACCTGAAGCAGACCATCGTCGCGGCCATCGCCCAGGTCAAGAAGCTGATCCAGGACGCCTTCGACGCGGCGGGCCGCGCCAGGAAGGCCCTCGCAGTGCTGAAGGAGCCCGGCTCGGCGGCCCCCGAGCCGGAGGTCGCGGGCGAGGACAAGGCGAGCTGGCGCCGGCAGGTGGTGGACGCCGCCAGGGACGCCCTGAGGCAGGCCGAGGCGGCCAGGGCCGCGGAGCCCGCCCCGGAGGCAGGCGAGGCCGCAGCTCAGCCCGGCGAGCCAGAGGCCCAGCCTCAAGCAGACGACGGCGAGGGCCAGGCCGAGGCGCCGCCTGCGCCCGAGGCCCCGGAAGACGGGGAGCAGGCACAGCCGCCCCCGGAGGACGGTGCGGAGGCACAGCCGCCTCCAGATGACGGCGAGCAGGCAGAACCGCCCCCGGATGACAGTGCAGAGGCACAGCCGCCTCCAGAGGACGGTGCAGAGGCACAGCCGCCCCCAGAGGACGGTGCAGAGGCACAGCCGCCCCCGGAGGACGGTGCGGAGGCACAGCCGCCCCCAGAGGAGGGAGAGCAGGCAGAACCGCCCCCGGAGGACGGCGCCACAGCCGATGCGGACGCAGCCGAGGACGGCGAGAAGGCTGAGGCTGTCCCAGAGGAGACGCCGGCTCCAGAACAGCCGGAGGAGGGGGAGGCTGCCCCTGAACAGGCGGAGGAAGGTGAATAA